The Amycolatopsis sp. DG1A-15b genome window below encodes:
- a CDS encoding nucleoside deaminase translates to MTTSVSVEQDWLGEAVRIATHNVENGGGPFGALIVKDGEIVSTGVNRVTANLDPTAHAEVVAIRAACQALGTFKLDGCVLVSSCEPCPMCLSSALWARVDKVLFAADRDDAAKAGFDDRAFYELFDRPRDTWTVPVTRLSAKDGFAPFAAWLDKSDRTDY, encoded by the coding sequence ATGACCACGTCCGTTTCCGTCGAGCAGGACTGGCTCGGCGAAGCCGTCCGGATCGCCACGCACAACGTCGAAAACGGCGGGGGCCCGTTCGGCGCGCTGATCGTCAAGGACGGCGAGATCGTCTCGACCGGCGTCAACCGCGTCACGGCGAACCTCGACCCGACCGCGCACGCCGAGGTGGTCGCGATCCGCGCGGCCTGCCAGGCGCTCGGCACGTTCAAGCTCGATGGCTGCGTGCTCGTGTCCAGCTGCGAGCCGTGCCCGATGTGCCTGTCCTCGGCGCTGTGGGCGCGGGTGGACAAGGTCCTCTTCGCCGCCGACCGCGACGACGCGGCCAAGGCCGGCTTCGACGACCGCGCCTTCTACGAGCTCTTCGACCGTCCCCGCGACACGTGGACGGTCCCCGTCACGCGACTGTCCGCAAAGGACGGTTTCGCGCCGTTCGCGGCCTGGCTCGACAAGAGCGACCGCACCGACTACTGA
- a CDS encoding NCS2 family permease, whose product MTQVEIQEPELGEVPEPPQRRSLFDKLFELRARQSTIGREVRGGITTFVAMAYIVLLNPLILGASADITGARLSAAQVTTATALAAAVMTVLMGLVGNAPLALAAGLGINGIVAFQMAPSMTWAQAFGLVVLEGVCIVLMAVSGVRERIMNAIPRPLKMAITVGIGLYIALVGLVSAGFVTRVPDAAQTTVPVRLGASGHLHGWPIVVFCFGLLLMIVLMARKVPGAVLISIGVSTVLAVVLHEGFGVGGWGLTTPALPEHVVAAPDFGLFGHIDLFGGFASAGALAATVFLFTLVLSGFFDAMGTITSVSDEAGLSKNGKVPRMGRILLVDGAGAIAGGVTGSSPNTVFLESAAGVGEGARTGLASVVTGLLFAGTLLFTPLAGVVPAQAAAPALVVIGGMMVAQCRTIPWHDPDYTIPVFLTAALIPFTYSITNGVGAGLIAFVLIKIGRGKWREAGWLLSLLALVFAVYFAIDGVEALFR is encoded by the coding sequence ATGACCCAGGTAGAGATCCAGGAACCCGAACTCGGCGAAGTACCCGAACCACCCCAGCGCCGTTCGCTGTTCGACAAGCTCTTCGAGCTGCGGGCCCGGCAGAGCACAATCGGCCGCGAAGTCCGCGGCGGTATCACGACGTTCGTCGCGATGGCTTACATCGTGCTGCTCAACCCGCTCATCCTCGGTGCCTCCGCCGACATCACCGGCGCCCGGCTCTCCGCCGCTCAGGTGACCACAGCGACCGCGCTCGCCGCCGCCGTGATGACCGTCCTCATGGGACTTGTCGGCAACGCGCCCCTCGCGCTGGCCGCCGGGCTCGGCATCAACGGCATCGTCGCCTTCCAGATGGCGCCGTCGATGACCTGGGCGCAGGCGTTCGGCCTGGTCGTGCTCGAAGGCGTGTGCATCGTGCTGATGGCCGTCAGCGGCGTCCGCGAGCGGATCATGAACGCCATCCCCAGGCCGCTCAAGATGGCGATCACCGTCGGGATCGGGCTCTACATCGCCCTCGTGGGCCTGGTCAGCGCCGGGTTCGTAACCCGGGTGCCGGACGCGGCGCAGACCACGGTCCCGGTGCGCCTCGGGGCGAGCGGGCACCTGCACGGCTGGCCGATCGTCGTGTTCTGCTTCGGTCTGCTGCTGATGATCGTGCTGATGGCCCGCAAGGTCCCGGGCGCGGTGCTGATCAGCATCGGAGTGTCCACCGTGCTCGCCGTCGTGCTGCACGAGGGGTTCGGCGTCGGCGGCTGGGGTCTCACCACCCCGGCGTTGCCCGAGCACGTCGTCGCGGCGCCCGACTTCGGGCTGTTCGGCCACATCGACCTGTTCGGCGGCTTCGCCTCCGCGGGCGCGCTGGCGGCCACGGTGTTCCTGTTCACACTGGTGCTTTCCGGCTTCTTCGACGCCATGGGCACGATCACCAGCGTTTCCGACGAGGCCGGGCTGTCGAAGAACGGCAAGGTCCCGCGGATGGGCCGGATCCTGCTGGTCGACGGCGCGGGCGCGATCGCGGGCGGCGTCACCGGCTCGTCGCCGAACACGGTGTTCCTCGAATCCGCGGCCGGCGTCGGCGAAGGGGCTCGGACCGGGCTCGCGAGCGTCGTCACCGGTCTGCTGTTCGCCGGGACGCTGCTGTTCACGCCGCTGGCCGGGGTCGTCCCGGCGCAGGCCGCGGCGCCCGCGCTGGTCGTCATCGGCGGCATGATGGTCGCGCAGTGCCGGACCATCCCGTGGCACGACCCGGACTACACGATCCCGGTGTTCCTGACCGCCGCGCTGATCCCGTTCACCTACTCGATCACCAACGGCGTCGGCGCCGGTCTGATCGCGTTCGTGCTGATCAAGATCGGCCGCGGCAAGTGGCGCGAGGCCGGCTGGCTGCTGTCCCTGCTGGCGCTGGTCTTCGCGGTGTACTTCGCCATCGACGGTGTCGAAGCCCTCTTCCGGTAA
- a CDS encoding gamma-glutamylcyclotransferase, giving the protein MALMFFNGGAMRGEPLHHLLDGSPFVAVADTAPKYRFYAVGDQCPALYPVSHGGAAVTGEVYDVSLDALRDKVLPAEPHELELGVVELADGSSAFAMLLRRPYTSHVALRDITELGDWRAFKASA; this is encoded by the coding sequence GTGGCCCTGATGTTCTTCAACGGCGGCGCCATGCGCGGCGAGCCGCTGCACCACCTCCTCGACGGATCGCCGTTCGTGGCGGTGGCGGACACCGCGCCGAAGTACCGGTTCTACGCCGTCGGCGACCAGTGCCCGGCGTTGTACCCGGTGTCGCACGGCGGTGCGGCGGTCACCGGCGAGGTCTACGACGTCTCCCTGGACGCCCTCCGGGACAAGGTGCTGCCGGCCGAGCCGCACGAGCTGGAGCTGGGGGTGGTGGAGCTGGCCGACGGCAGTTCGGCGTTCGCGATGCTGCTGCGGCGGCCGTACACCTCGCACGTGGCCCTGCGGGACATCACCGAGCTCGGCGACTGGCGGGCCTTCAAGGCGAGCGCGTGA
- a CDS encoding glycerate kinase yields the protein MKVLVAPDKFKGSLTAAEVASAVAAGLADVHPAAVVRTLPVADGGEGTVDAAVAAGYERVRVPARGPTGMPVTASYAVRRDTAVVELAEASGLHLLPGPPEPLTATSAGTGDVIAAAVRAGCRRIVLGVGGSACTDGGAGMLTALGARLLDAAGRELPPGGAALSRLASLEVPRLSEVDIELASDVDNPLYGPRGAAAVYGPQKGASPGDVATLDAALRHWASIAGPEFASRPGAGAAGGVGFAAMALLGARMRPGIELLLDLLGFGAALAGATLVVTGEGSLDEQTLSGKAPAGVARAAAAQGIPCVAVSGRCRLSATELANAGISAAYALTELEPDPARCMAEAAPLLRRLTHRLAIDHLTPRR from the coding sequence GTGAAGGTCCTGGTCGCCCCGGACAAGTTCAAGGGGTCGCTGACCGCGGCGGAGGTGGCGTCGGCGGTGGCTGCCGGCCTCGCCGACGTCCACCCGGCGGCGGTGGTGCGCACCCTCCCGGTGGCCGACGGCGGCGAGGGCACGGTCGACGCCGCCGTCGCCGCCGGGTACGAGCGGGTGCGGGTCCCGGCGCGCGGGCCGACCGGGATGCCGGTGACGGCGTCCTACGCGGTGCGCAGGGACACCGCGGTGGTCGAGCTGGCGGAGGCGTCCGGGCTGCACCTGCTGCCGGGTCCGCCGGAGCCGCTCACCGCGACCAGCGCGGGGACCGGCGACGTCATCGCCGCGGCCGTCCGGGCCGGGTGCCGCCGGATCGTGCTGGGCGTCGGCGGCAGCGCCTGTACCGACGGCGGCGCGGGGATGCTGACCGCGCTGGGCGCCCGCCTCCTCGACGCCGCCGGGCGCGAGCTCCCGCCGGGTGGTGCGGCCCTGTCCCGGCTCGCGTCGCTGGAGGTGCCGCGCCTGTCCGAGGTGGACATCGAGCTGGCGAGCGATGTGGACAATCCGCTGTACGGGCCGCGCGGGGCCGCCGCGGTCTACGGCCCGCAGAAAGGCGCGTCCCCCGGCGACGTCGCGACCTTGGACGCGGCGCTGCGGCACTGGGCGTCGATCGCCGGGCCGGAGTTCGCTTCCCGGCCGGGCGCCGGAGCGGCCGGGGGAGTGGGCTTCGCGGCGATGGCGCTGCTGGGCGCCCGGATGCGGCCCGGCATCGAGCTGCTGCTCGACCTGCTCGGATTCGGCGCGGCCCTGGCCGGCGCCACCCTGGTGGTCACCGGCGAGGGATCGCTGGACGAGCAGACGTTGTCGGGCAAGGCCCCGGCCGGGGTGGCCCGGGCCGCGGCGGCCCAGGGCATCCCGTGCGTGGCGGTGTCCGGGCGCTGCCGGCTGTCCGCGACGGAGCTGGCGAACGCGGGCATCTCGGCCGCGTACGCGCTGACCGAACTGGAACCGGACCCGGCGCGCTGCATGGCGGAGGCGGCACCGCTGCTGCGCCGCCTCACCCACCGACTGGCGATCGACCACCTCACGCCGCGCAGGTGA
- a CDS encoding TetR/AcrR family transcriptional regulator yields the protein MATKTAVDTRIRILEAAAALLAAEGRDGLSTRAVSAAAGVQPPALYRLFGDKDGLLDAVAAYGFDEYLKSKRAMGSTGNPVEDLRRGWDLHIEFGLSRPEFYVLMYGDARPGRKSPAAREAEAMLRAIVERVASAGRLRVSVERAARLTHAAGMGVVLTQIATPEDQRDPELSATARETVLARILTGTPEPAGSDLPERAIALRAGLEGATTLTDAERILMAEWLDRIADA from the coding sequence ATGGCAACGAAGACGGCGGTGGACACCCGCATCCGCATCCTCGAAGCGGCGGCGGCGCTCCTGGCAGCGGAGGGCCGCGACGGTCTGTCGACCCGCGCGGTCAGCGCGGCGGCGGGTGTCCAGCCACCGGCGCTGTACCGGTTGTTCGGCGACAAGGACGGCCTGCTCGACGCGGTAGCGGCGTACGGCTTCGACGAGTACCTGAAGAGCAAGCGCGCAATGGGATCGACGGGCAACCCGGTCGAGGACCTCCGACGCGGCTGGGACCTGCACATCGAATTCGGGCTGTCCCGCCCGGAGTTCTACGTACTGATGTACGGCGACGCCCGCCCGGGCCGCAAGTCACCCGCAGCCCGCGAAGCCGAGGCAATGTTGCGGGCAATAGTCGAGCGCGTCGCGTCGGCGGGCCGCCTCCGCGTGAGCGTGGAGCGAGCGGCAAGGCTGACGCACGCGGCCGGAATGGGCGTAGTGCTGACACAGATAGCAACACCGGAGGACCAACGCGACCCGGAGCTGTCCGCAACGGCCCGCGAGACGGTGCTGGCCCGCATCTTGACGGGCACCCCAGAGCCGGCGGGATCAGACTTGCCGGAGCGAGCAATAGCACTACGCGCAGGCCTCGAGGGCGCAACAACACTGACCGACGCCGAGCGCATCCTGATGGCCGAGTGGCTGGACCGCATCGCGGACGCGTAG
- a CDS encoding glycoside hydrolase family 15 protein codes for MISWKTLLTCTGTAILLAASLPGTALATGTATDCCGSAASWATGNKSALGTSTTNSPVWFTVADGVTSEVFYPRADVPNTQDRQFVVTDGSTFVDLERDATDHVVSMPDEKALQYTITNTAKSGKYRITTDYVTDPARATLVTNTRFQSLDGGSYRLYLLANPSMAGGGANDNAWWDSTGSLMASGTETLFGGTATTVVSALRVSTGFTAHDNGYSGAASDCLADLRADKILNNQFDAVSGTGNVVQCGQIPVGTDTTFTVAQGYGDTAAAATSNASASLSSGFTAVSNSYRSGWNSYLASLKPAPASVSGDTQRRRAYYVAAMALKTAEDKQHPGASVAGLATPWGNFTNGDNLNDGYHRVWGRDLYQQATGLLAAGDSAQAKRMARFLWNAQWIGSPTAGDGTTYPAGSFPRYSPVSGVAGASAQQLGCCEQLDQDADAILLAWLTGLTDAPTYAKVKTTANHIVATGPDTTERWEEQYGKSPSSVAAEIAGLVAAGAVARANGDTASASSWESTADSWRNSLAGWTVTAAGYWGGHTYYERLDRAGNPNDAATICFDEGCFYEHDVTDFGFLDLVRLGIRPAGDATIANSVAPTAAASDGNSAMQVTLPNGDVYFHRYPHDNYGESTADCSGWPAGGNQRFGRLWPVLSGERGQYELANGRSASVYLKSMADSANSGYFVPEQVWDRADAGCFGLGRPTGSAGPLMWAEGQYLRLAQSMDAGHNLDTPSIVKARYGT; via the coding sequence ATGATCAGCTGGAAAACACTCCTGACCTGCACCGGAACAGCAATCCTCCTAGCCGCGTCCCTCCCCGGCACGGCCCTCGCCACCGGCACCGCAACCGACTGCTGCGGCAGCGCAGCCTCATGGGCCACGGGCAACAAGTCCGCCCTCGGCACATCGACCACGAACAGCCCCGTCTGGTTCACCGTCGCCGACGGCGTCACGTCCGAGGTCTTCTACCCGAGAGCCGACGTCCCCAACACCCAGGACCGCCAATTCGTCGTGACCGACGGCTCGACCTTCGTCGACCTGGAGCGCGACGCCACCGACCACGTCGTGAGCATGCCCGACGAGAAGGCGCTGCAGTACACGATCACGAACACGGCCAAGAGCGGGAAGTACCGCATCACCACGGACTACGTCACCGACCCGGCCCGGGCGACGCTGGTCACGAACACGCGGTTCCAGTCGCTCGACGGCGGCAGCTACCGGCTCTACCTGCTGGCCAACCCGTCGATGGCGGGCGGCGGGGCGAACGACAACGCCTGGTGGGACTCCACGGGCTCCCTGATGGCCAGCGGGACCGAAACGCTGTTCGGCGGCACGGCCACGACGGTCGTCTCCGCGCTGCGCGTTTCGACCGGCTTCACCGCGCACGACAACGGCTACAGCGGCGCGGCCAGCGACTGCCTGGCCGACCTGCGCGCCGACAAGATCCTGAACAACCAGTTCGACGCCGTCTCCGGCACCGGCAACGTCGTCCAGTGTGGACAGATCCCGGTCGGTACGGACACGACGTTCACCGTCGCGCAAGGCTACGGCGACACGGCGGCGGCGGCGACGTCCAACGCGAGCGCCTCGCTGAGCAGCGGGTTCACGGCCGTGTCGAATTCCTACCGCAGCGGCTGGAACTCCTACCTCGCGAGCCTCAAACCGGCTCCGGCCAGCGTTTCCGGGGACACGCAACGACGTCGCGCCTACTACGTCGCAGCCATGGCGCTGAAGACCGCCGAAGACAAACAGCACCCGGGTGCGAGCGTCGCGGGGCTGGCCACGCCCTGGGGCAACTTCACGAACGGCGACAACCTGAACGACGGCTACCACCGCGTCTGGGGCCGTGACCTCTACCAGCAGGCGACCGGGCTGCTGGCCGCGGGCGACAGCGCGCAGGCCAAGCGGATGGCCCGGTTCCTCTGGAACGCGCAGTGGATCGGCAGCCCCACGGCCGGCGACGGCACGACCTACCCGGCGGGGTCCTTCCCGCGCTACAGCCCGGTGTCCGGCGTCGCGGGGGCGAGCGCCCAGCAGCTCGGCTGCTGCGAACAGCTGGACCAGGACGCCGACGCGATCCTGCTGGCCTGGCTGACCGGCCTCACCGACGCCCCGACCTACGCCAAGGTCAAGACGACCGCGAACCACATCGTCGCCACCGGCCCGGACACCACCGAACGGTGGGAAGAGCAGTACGGCAAGTCGCCGTCCTCGGTGGCCGCGGAGATCGCCGGGCTGGTCGCGGCCGGGGCCGTCGCGCGGGCGAACGGCGACACGGCGAGCGCGTCGTCGTGGGAGTCCACGGCGGACTCGTGGCGCAACTCCCTGGCCGGCTGGACCGTCACGGCGGCCGGCTACTGGGGCGGCCACACCTACTACGAGCGCCTCGACCGCGCCGGCAACCCGAACGACGCCGCGACCATCTGCTTCGACGAAGGCTGCTTCTACGAACACGACGTCACCGACTTCGGCTTCCTCGACCTGGTGCGGCTCGGCATCCGCCCGGCCGGGGACGCGACGATCGCGAACTCGGTCGCGCCGACGGCCGCCGCGTCGGACGGCAACTCGGCGATGCAGGTGACGCTGCCGAACGGCGACGTCTACTTCCACCGCTACCCGCACGACAACTACGGCGAGAGCACGGCGGACTGCAGTGGCTGGCCGGCCGGTGGCAACCAGCGGTTCGGGCGGCTGTGGCCGGTGCTGTCGGGGGAGCGCGGGCAGTACGAGCTCGCCAACGGCCGCTCGGCGTCGGTGTACCTGAAGTCGATGGCGGACTCGGCCAACAGCGGGTACTTCGTGCCCGAACAGGTCTGGGACCGCGCGGACGCCGGCTGCTTCGGCCTCGGCCGCCCGACCGGCAGCGCGGGCCCGCTGATGTGGGCCGAGGGCCAGTACTTGCGGCTGGCACAGAGCATGGACGCGGGCCACAACCTCGACACGCCCTCGATCGTCAAGGCCCGCTACGGCACCTGA
- a CDS encoding SPFH domain-containing protein: MADIDRRFGFRHLRGAPTVHIRHYRRGKLAHDGVGLSFWYRPLTAVVSEVPLDDRELPLLFHARTADFQDVTVQLALTFRIEDPALAAQRIDFSIDPDTGRWRSDPLGQISGLLTENVQQYAVEVLTRTPLEQALADGVRAVRDRIRAGLAEEDTRLAQTGSAVLDVRVVAIRAEPEVEKALQTTAREKVQQEADRATFERRALAVERERAISENELQSQIELARREEQLLAQRGANARRQAEEAAAANRIETEAQASREQRLTQVKAEGKRALGEAEAAGEAARLAAYRDLPEGVLTGLALKELAGNLPRIDSLVLTPDLLTPLLTKLGVRS; the protein is encoded by the coding sequence ATGGCCGACATCGACCGCCGGTTCGGGTTCCGGCACCTGCGCGGTGCCCCCACCGTGCACATCCGGCACTACCGCCGCGGCAAGCTCGCGCACGACGGCGTCGGGCTGTCGTTCTGGTACCGGCCGCTGACGGCGGTGGTCTCGGAAGTCCCGCTCGACGACCGCGAACTGCCGCTGCTGTTCCACGCCCGCACGGCCGACTTCCAGGACGTCACCGTCCAGCTCGCCCTCACCTTCCGGATCGAGGACCCGGCGCTCGCCGCGCAGCGCATCGACTTCTCCATCGACCCGGACACCGGCCGCTGGCGAAGCGATCCCCTGGGGCAGATCAGCGGGCTGCTCACCGAGAACGTCCAGCAGTACGCGGTCGAGGTGCTGACCCGCACGCCACTCGAACAGGCCCTCGCCGACGGCGTCCGCGCGGTCCGCGACCGGATCCGCGCGGGCCTGGCCGAAGAGGACACGCGGCTCGCGCAGACCGGTTCGGCGGTGCTCGACGTCCGCGTCGTCGCGATCCGGGCCGAGCCCGAGGTCGAGAAGGCGCTCCAGACGACCGCCCGGGAGAAGGTGCAGCAGGAGGCCGACCGGGCGACCTTCGAGCGGCGCGCGCTCGCCGTCGAACGCGAACGCGCGATCAGCGAAAACGAGCTGCAGAGCCAGATCGAGCTGGCCCGCCGGGAGGAGCAGCTGCTCGCCCAGCGCGGCGCGAACGCCCGGCGTCAGGCCGAAGAAGCCGCGGCGGCGAACCGGATCGAGACGGAGGCGCAGGCTTCGCGCGAACAACGGCTCACGCAGGTGAAGGCCGAAGGGAAGCGAGCGCTCGGCGAAGCGGAAGCGGCGGGCGAGGCGGCCCGGCTGGCGGCGTACCGCGACCTGCCCGAGGGCGTGCTGACCGGGCTGGCGCTGAAGGAACTGGCCGGAAACCTGCCGCGGATCGACAGCCTGGTGCTCACCCCGGACCTGCTCACGCCCCTGCTGACGAAGCTGGGTGTTCGCTCGTGA
- a CDS encoding NUDIX domain-containing protein gives MDHPPFAVTVDLVVLTLTGDELCTLLVRRGVPPYEGEWALPGGFVRVDEDLADAARRELAEETGLAPGSVHIEQLAGYGAPDRDPRMRVVTVAYLALAPDLPVPRAGTDAAEARWAPVRALRTERLAFDHDRILADGVERARAKLEYSPLATAFCAPEFTVAELRRVYELVWDTRLDPRNFHRKVTGAEGLLEPTGRTTTRDGGRPARLYRRGAAEVLYPPMLRG, from the coding sequence ATGGATCACCCGCCGTTCGCCGTCACCGTGGACCTCGTCGTGCTCACCCTGACCGGAGACGAGCTGTGCACGCTGCTGGTGCGCCGGGGAGTGCCGCCCTACGAGGGGGAGTGGGCACTGCCGGGCGGATTCGTCCGGGTCGACGAGGACCTGGCGGACGCGGCGCGGCGCGAGCTGGCGGAGGAGACGGGACTGGCGCCGGGGTCTGTCCACATCGAACAGCTGGCGGGTTACGGCGCACCGGACCGCGACCCGCGGATGCGAGTGGTGACGGTGGCGTACCTGGCACTGGCGCCGGACCTGCCGGTCCCGCGCGCGGGCACGGACGCGGCGGAGGCCCGCTGGGCACCGGTGCGTGCGCTGCGGACCGAGCGCCTGGCGTTCGACCACGATCGCATCCTCGCCGACGGCGTCGAGCGGGCCCGCGCGAAACTGGAGTACTCCCCGCTGGCGACGGCGTTCTGCGCGCCGGAGTTCACGGTCGCGGAGCTGCGCCGGGTGTACGAACTGGTGTGGGACACCCGGCTCGACCCCCGCAACTTCCACCGCAAGGTGACCGGGGCGGAGGGCCTGCTGGAGCCGACGGGCCGGACGACCACCCGCGACGGTGGCCGCCCGGCCCGGCTTTACCGGCGGGGTGCGGCGGAAGTGCTGTACCCGCCGATGTTGCGGGGCTGA
- a CDS encoding FAD-dependent monooxygenase: MTEQTVLISGAGVAGPTLAYWLARAGYRPTVVERAVGLRSSGSPVDVRGAASRVADRMGITAKLREASTSATALNFVDDAGRRTGRIPMRLLGADGDIELPRTDLAAILHDAAREHAEFVFHDSITELHEDAGGIDVTFERGAPRRFDLVIGADGLHSAVRRLAFGPEQAFVEHVGVYIATLPLAGPPSGATAIEMYNSPGRAVAVHPSRGHGIAAFMFRGDAVPGFDHRDTELHRRMLEVAYEGAGWRVPELLEQVRTADDLYLDSVSRVRMDHWSKGRIVLAGDAASCVSLFGDGSTLAMAGAHTLAEELGRTPEDPAAAFRRYETAHRKLVEPKQRAVSTAAALLIPATRGGLAARNFGTRLLPIVSAARRLVPARAA, from the coding sequence ATGACCGAACAGACCGTGCTGATTTCCGGCGCCGGCGTCGCCGGGCCGACCCTGGCGTACTGGCTGGCCCGCGCCGGCTACCGGCCCACGGTGGTGGAACGCGCCGTCGGCCTGCGCTCGAGCGGGAGCCCGGTGGACGTCCGCGGGGCGGCGTCGCGCGTCGCGGACCGGATGGGCATCACCGCGAAGCTGCGCGAAGCGAGCACGAGCGCGACGGCGCTGAACTTCGTCGACGACGCGGGACGGCGGACCGGCCGGATCCCGATGCGGCTGCTCGGCGCGGACGGCGACATCGAACTCCCCCGCACCGACCTCGCCGCGATCCTCCACGACGCGGCGCGCGAGCACGCCGAGTTCGTCTTCCACGATTCGATCACCGAACTCCACGAAGACGCCGGCGGCATCGACGTCACGTTCGAACGCGGCGCCCCGCGGCGCTTCGACCTGGTGATCGGCGCGGACGGGCTGCACTCGGCGGTCCGGCGGCTGGCCTTCGGCCCGGAGCAGGCGTTCGTGGAGCACGTGGGCGTCTACATCGCGACGCTGCCGCTGGCCGGGCCACCGTCCGGCGCGACCGCGATCGAGATGTACAACTCGCCCGGCCGGGCGGTGGCGGTCCACCCGTCCCGCGGCCACGGCATCGCGGCGTTCATGTTCCGCGGCGACGCGGTGCCGGGATTCGACCACCGGGACACGGAACTGCACCGGCGCATGCTCGAAGTGGCTTATGAAGGTGCGGGCTGGCGGGTCCCGGAACTGCTGGAGCAGGTGCGCACGGCGGACGACCTGTACCTCGACTCGGTGAGCCGCGTCCGGATGGACCACTGGAGCAAGGGCCGCATCGTGCTGGCGGGTGACGCGGCATCGTGCGTGTCCCTCTTCGGCGACGGCTCGACGCTGGCCATGGCGGGCGCGCACACGCTGGCGGAAGAACTCGGCCGGACCCCGGAAGACCCGGCGGCGGCGTTCCGGCGGTACGAGACGGCGCACCGGAAGCTGGTGGAGCCGAAGCAGCGAGCGGTGTCGACGGCGGCCGCGTTGCTGATCCCGGCGACCCGCGGCGGCTTGGCGGCCCGCAACTTCGGCACCCGCCTGCTGCCGATCGTCTCGGCGGCCCGCCGCCTGGTTCCCGCCCGGGCGGCTTGA
- a CDS encoding TetR family transcriptional regulator — MTDDTRAKILRAALEEFSARGFHETSVRELAERVGVTKTAVLYHFPGKADIVTALAEPMLADFEAALARAAQAPDTRRAAVEGLLEVWLTHRYLLRMNLRDLGLTASEVVFERFRDGMLRANGLVAGPEANFADRVRAAQAIAMLSDPVVLFAEAPQAELRAAILDGVDRLFTASGEGRSGRGGLGPDPVQAAEADTGVHGGPGPDPVQAAAASQGAHGSPGPEAIQTAAAAGQGTHGSPGPEAIQTAAAAGQGTHGSPGPGAIQTAAAAGQGAHAGPRPDAPRAAAAAGDGEPPEGNAAAAAEDENPRPPVAGRTGAAARKGRRGRPSAMSPETVEAARRLYDAGRAPADIATALGVSRATIYRHLPGPD; from the coding sequence ATGACGGACGACACCCGGGCGAAGATCCTGCGCGCGGCGCTGGAAGAGTTTTCGGCGCGCGGCTTCCACGAGACGTCGGTGCGGGAGCTGGCCGAGCGGGTCGGCGTGACGAAGACCGCGGTGCTTTACCACTTCCCCGGCAAGGCGGACATCGTCACGGCGCTGGCCGAGCCGATGCTGGCGGACTTCGAAGCCGCGCTGGCGCGGGCGGCGCAGGCGCCCGACACCCGCCGGGCGGCCGTCGAGGGGCTGCTGGAGGTGTGGCTGACCCACCGGTACCTGCTCCGGATGAACCTGCGCGACCTCGGCCTGACCGCCTCGGAGGTGGTGTTCGAGCGCTTCCGCGACGGCATGCTCCGGGCGAACGGCCTGGTCGCGGGGCCGGAAGCGAACTTCGCGGACCGGGTCCGCGCGGCCCAGGCGATCGCGATGCTGAGCGACCCGGTGGTCCTCTTCGCGGAGGCCCCGCAGGCCGAGCTGCGCGCGGCGATCCTGGACGGAGTGGACCGCCTGTTCACGGCCTCGGGTGAAGGGAGAAGCGGCCGGGGCGGGCTGGGGCCGGACCCGGTCCAGGCCGCGGAAGCGGACACAGGTGTCCACGGCGGGCCGGGGCCGGACCCAGTCCAGGCGGCGGCAGCAAGCCAAGGTGCCCACGGCAGCCCCGGGCCGGAGGCGATCCAGACCGCTGCGGCAGCGGGCCAAGGTACCCACGGCAGCCCGGGGCCGGAGGCGATCCAGACCGCTGCGGCAGCGGGCCAAGGTACCCACGGCAGCCCGGGGCCGGGCGCGATCCAGACCGCTGCGGCAGCGGGCCAAGGCGCCCACGCCGGGCCGAGGCCGGACGCGCCCCGGGCCGCCGCGGCAGCGGGCGACGGCGAGCCACCCGAGGGCAACGCTGCCGCTGCGGCCGAAGACGAAAACCCCCGGCCGCCCGTCGCCGGCCGGACCGGCGCCGCCGCGCGCAAAGGTCGCCGGGGGCGGCCGTCCGCCATGAGTCCCGAAACCGTCGAGGCCGCGCGGCGCCTCTACGACGCCGGGCGCGCTCCCGCCGACATCGCGACCGCGCTCGGTGTCTCGCGGGCGACGATCTACCGCCACCTGCCCGGCCCCGATTAA